A single genomic interval of Spirosoma linguale DSM 74 harbors:
- a CDS encoding metallophosphoesterase (PFAM: metallophosphoesterase~KEGG: bte:BTH_I2835 Ser/Thr protein phosphatase family protein) has product MRIAFLTDMHLGAEGELPEGVDVRQNFLKALAFLTELKPSCLVLGGDFCISVGDSSIYQWVKKQVDELPFPYYVIPGNHDDPTMLAEVFNKMHDLHGGELYYALSLEGRPTLFLDSSKGAFSDQQWTWFRDYLSALRDNNIVVFMHHPPLPADVQFMDRKYPFRQSEEFIELVRDLPCHVTVICGHYHVEKVVQRGNLLVLLSPSTFYQMKQDTVGFAVDTLRVGIREINLTTHGTNSAVYYLDPEN; this is encoded by the coding sequence ATGCGCATTGCTTTTCTAACCGACATGCATCTGGGTGCCGAAGGTGAACTCCCGGAAGGGGTCGATGTTCGGCAAAATTTTCTCAAAGCACTGGCGTTCCTGACTGAGTTGAAGCCAAGCTGTTTGGTATTAGGTGGTGACTTTTGCATTTCTGTCGGCGACTCGTCCATCTATCAATGGGTGAAAAAACAGGTTGACGAGCTACCCTTTCCGTACTATGTGATTCCGGGTAATCATGACGACCCGACGATGTTGGCCGAAGTGTTCAATAAAATGCATGACTTACACGGAGGAGAACTGTATTACGCGCTGTCGCTGGAAGGAAGGCCCACTTTGTTTTTAGATTCATCAAAAGGGGCCTTTTCAGACCAGCAATGGACCTGGTTTCGGGACTATTTATCCGCTCTTCGTGATAACAATATTGTGGTGTTTATGCACCATCCGCCCCTACCGGCCGATGTTCAGTTTATGGACCGGAAATATCCGTTTCGGCAAAGCGAAGAATTTATCGAACTCGTGCGCGACTTACCTTGTCATGTGACGGTAATCTGCGGTCATTATCACGTCGAGAAAGTGGTGCAGCGTGGTAATTTATTAGTCTTACTCTCTCCGTCTACCTTCTATCAGATGAAGCAGGATACGGTCGGATTCGCGGTTGATACCTTACGCGTTGGTATCCGTGAAATCAATCTGACCACGCATGGAACCAACAGTGCCGTCTATTATTTAGACCCTGAAAATTAA
- a CDS encoding inosine-5'-monophosphate dehydrogenase (KEGG: bav:BAV1567 inosine-5'-monophosphate dehydrogenase~TIGRFAM: inosine-5'-monophosphate dehydrogenase~PFAM: IMP dehydrogenase/GMP reductase; CBS domain containing protein~SMART: CBS domain containing protein) has translation MSLDTSKFLYEALTYDDVLLLPAYSEVLPRDTQTVAQLTRNIRLNVPLISAAMDTVTESALAIAMAQEGGIGIIHKNMSIEAQADQVRKVKRSESGMIIDPITLLETATLGDAHKIMREFKIGGIPVIDESGKLVGILTNRDLRFQHDMTKPVTAVMTQKNLITAREGLTLEEAETILQQHRIEKLPIVNDTYQLVGLITYKDILKKKSHPNACKDELGRLRVGAAVGVTPDLHRRIEALVKAGVDVISVDTAHGHSKGVLDAVRGIKELFPKLQVIAGNVATGEGAKALAEAGADAVKVGVGPGSICTTRIIAGIGMPQLTAVYESAKALQGTGVPVIADGGIRFSGDITKAIAGGASTVMIGSLLAGTEEAPGEVVLYEGRRFKTYRGMGSVEAMEDGSKDRYFQDAEDDIKKLVPEGIVGRVPVKGKVSEIIYQMVGGLKAGMGYCGAIDIPTLQQAKFVKITTAGSRESHPHDIQIQKEAPNYSAR, from the coding sequence ATGAGCTTAGATACCAGTAAATTTCTTTACGAGGCTCTCACCTACGACGACGTACTGCTGCTACCCGCCTATTCGGAGGTTCTCCCACGCGATACGCAAACCGTTGCCCAACTTACCCGCAACATCCGGCTAAACGTTCCACTCATTTCGGCGGCAATGGACACCGTTACTGAGTCGGCATTGGCTATTGCGATGGCGCAGGAAGGCGGTATCGGCATTATCCACAAGAATATGAGCATTGAGGCTCAGGCCGACCAGGTTCGGAAAGTCAAGCGCTCGGAAAGTGGGATGATCATCGATCCCATCACACTTCTTGAAACGGCTACTTTAGGCGACGCGCATAAAATCATGCGCGAGTTTAAAATTGGCGGTATCCCGGTTATCGACGAATCGGGTAAGCTGGTTGGCATCCTGACCAACCGTGATCTGCGGTTTCAGCACGACATGACTAAGCCCGTTACGGCTGTAATGACGCAAAAAAACCTGATTACAGCCCGGGAAGGCCTAACGCTCGAAGAAGCGGAGACGATCCTTCAGCAGCACCGGATTGAAAAACTGCCGATTGTCAATGACACCTACCAGTTAGTCGGTCTGATTACCTACAAAGACATTCTGAAGAAAAAGAGCCATCCTAACGCCTGCAAAGACGAACTGGGGCGCTTACGCGTGGGCGCTGCCGTTGGCGTTACGCCTGATTTGCACCGGCGTATCGAAGCGCTTGTGAAGGCGGGCGTAGACGTGATCAGTGTCGACACCGCCCACGGTCACTCGAAGGGTGTTCTGGACGCCGTTCGGGGAATTAAGGAACTGTTCCCCAAACTACAGGTCATTGCTGGAAACGTAGCCACTGGTGAAGGGGCTAAAGCCCTGGCTGAGGCTGGTGCCGATGCGGTAAAGGTGGGCGTAGGGCCGGGCAGTATCTGCACCACCCGAATCATTGCCGGTATCGGTATGCCGCAGCTGACGGCCGTTTATGAGTCAGCAAAAGCCTTACAGGGCACGGGTGTTCCGGTCATTGCTGACGGCGGTATTCGCTTTTCGGGCGATATTACCAAAGCCATTGCCGGAGGAGCCAGCACCGTCATGATTGGTTCGCTTCTGGCGGGTACTGAAGAGGCCCCCGGCGAAGTTGTGCTTTATGAAGGTCGGCGGTTCAAGACGTACCGGGGTATGGGCTCAGTCGAAGCTATGGAAGATGGCTCGAAGGATCGCTATTTTCAGGATGCGGAAGATGACATCAAGAAACTGGTACCCGAAGGCATCGTTGGCCGCGTACCGGTCAAAGGTAAAGTCTCGGAAATTATATACCAGATGGTTGGTGGGCTGAAAGCTGGGATGGGGTATTGTGGCGCCATTGATATTCCGACGCTTCAGCAGGCTAAATTTGTAAAAATCACCACAGCTGGTTCGCGCGAAAGTCACCCGCACGATATTCAGATTCAGAAAGAAGCTCCGAATTATTCGGCACGGTAA
- a CDS encoding Protein of unknown function DUF2141 (PFAM: Protein of unknown function DUF2141~KEGG: ccs:CCNA_02423 hypothetical protein): protein MLYLLSIFTLFSASFSNPDVPKKTNLTVEVHNVRTLKGAVYVALFKPGKDFPEGKPIEGKKVDATHERVQTTFSVEPGEYAIAVYHDENGNGKMDKRMFGIPKEPYGFSNDFRPKLSAPKFGDCEFSVSDGGKTIRIKLDKISG, encoded by the coding sequence ATGCTCTATTTGCTTTCGATTTTCACACTGTTCTCCGCTAGTTTTTCGAACCCGGATGTCCCTAAAAAAACAAACTTAACCGTTGAAGTACATAACGTTCGCACGTTGAAAGGTGCCGTATATGTAGCTCTTTTTAAACCCGGAAAAGATTTTCCCGAAGGAAAACCCATAGAAGGCAAAAAAGTCGACGCAACGCACGAACGGGTGCAAACTACCTTTTCGGTTGAACCGGGCGAGTACGCTATTGCGGTGTATCACGACGAAAATGGGAACGGAAAAATGGATAAACGGATGTTTGGCATTCCCAAAGAGCCTTACGGATTCAGTAATGATTTTCGGCCCAAGCTATCAGCACCTAAGTTTGGCGACTGCGAATTCAGCGTTAGCGACGGCGGTAAGACGATACGGATCAAACTGGATAAAATCTCGGGCTAA
- a CDS encoding single-stranded-DNA-specific exonuclease RecJ (TIGRFAM: single-stranded-DNA-specific exonuclease RecJ~PFAM: phosphoesterase RecJ domain protein; phosphoesterase DHHA1~KEGG: gme:Gmet_0857 RecJ exonuclease) has protein sequence MIAQPPPASKRWITKPLPDSAEQRSAIETLTSSLGVSPFLAALLVQRGVQTYEEARTFFRPEINHLHNPFEMKDMDKAIMRLQMAMLPERQEKILIYGDYDVDGTTSVALVYGFLKSYHPAIDYYIPDRYKEGYGISKQGIQWAAENGFSLIIALDCGIKSIDRVAEAKALGVDFIICDHHRPGDQIPDAAAVLDPKRDDCAYPYKELSGCGVGFKLLQAFCLHKGIDLNELYPSLDLVAVSIASDIVPLTGENRVLAHYGLKHLNASPRTGLKALIKIAGFSRELDITNLVFGLGPRINAAGRIQHAKAAVQLLLAESEEEADEFAMAINKHNNSRREFDSSMTEQALEMIRGNESLLQAKSTVLFDASWHKGVIGIVASRCIEHFHRPTIILTQSNDKAAGSARSVPGFDVYEAIEECADLLEQFGGHTFAAGMTMSVDNIDAFRKKFEEVVASRIKEEHLTPLIDIDLPLDFSEISDKLYRIVRQMGPFGPHNLQPTFMTEDVYLVSEPIIMKEKHLKINVRQGDTTARRSGQTFTAIGFGMAHIADLLSPGKPFSICYQVDQNHFNGNVSLQLMLKDIKV, from the coding sequence ATGATAGCCCAACCGCCCCCCGCTTCCAAACGATGGATCACGAAACCTTTGCCCGATTCAGCAGAGCAGCGGTCAGCTATTGAAACATTAACCAGTTCGTTGGGTGTTAGTCCTTTTTTGGCCGCACTTTTAGTCCAGCGTGGCGTACAAACCTACGAAGAAGCCCGGACGTTCTTTCGACCCGAGATCAATCATCTGCATAATCCGTTCGAAATGAAAGACATGGACAAGGCCATTATGCGCCTGCAAATGGCCATGCTTCCCGAACGGCAGGAAAAAATTCTGATCTACGGCGACTATGATGTTGATGGCACAACCTCGGTGGCACTCGTTTACGGATTTCTGAAAAGTTATCATCCGGCCATCGACTACTACATTCCTGACCGCTACAAAGAAGGGTACGGGATTTCGAAGCAGGGCATTCAATGGGCAGCCGAGAATGGTTTTTCGCTGATTATTGCCCTCGACTGCGGCATCAAATCCATTGATCGGGTAGCCGAAGCAAAGGCCCTCGGCGTCGATTTTATTATCTGCGATCACCACCGCCCCGGCGACCAAATCCCCGACGCAGCCGCTGTACTTGACCCTAAACGGGACGATTGCGCGTATCCTTACAAAGAACTGAGCGGTTGTGGCGTGGGCTTCAAATTGCTCCAGGCGTTTTGTCTGCACAAAGGCATTGACCTGAACGAGCTATACCCAAGCCTTGATCTGGTGGCCGTCAGTATTGCGTCCGATATTGTGCCGCTTACGGGCGAAAACCGGGTGCTGGCTCATTACGGCCTGAAACACCTCAATGCGTCGCCCCGCACCGGCCTGAAAGCCCTGATTAAAATAGCCGGGTTTTCGCGCGAGCTGGATATCACTAACCTGGTTTTTGGCTTGGGGCCACGCATCAATGCCGCCGGGCGTATCCAGCACGCCAAAGCCGCCGTGCAGCTTCTATTAGCCGAATCCGAAGAAGAAGCCGATGAATTCGCCATGGCCATTAACAAACACAACAACAGCCGACGCGAGTTTGACAGTTCAATGACCGAACAGGCGCTGGAGATGATTCGCGGCAATGAATCCTTACTTCAGGCGAAGAGTACGGTCCTGTTCGATGCCAGTTGGCACAAAGGCGTAATCGGCATCGTGGCATCACGCTGCATCGAGCATTTTCACCGGCCCACCATCATCCTGACCCAGTCGAACGATAAAGCCGCCGGGTCAGCACGGTCAGTGCCGGGTTTCGATGTATACGAAGCGATTGAAGAGTGCGCTGATTTGCTGGAACAGTTTGGCGGACATACGTTTGCAGCCGGAATGACGATGTCGGTGGACAACATCGACGCCTTCCGGAAAAAGTTTGAAGAAGTGGTTGCCAGTCGCATCAAAGAAGAACACCTCACTCCGCTGATCGACATTGATCTCCCGCTGGACTTTAGTGAAATCAGCGATAAGCTTTACCGGATTGTCCGGCAGATGGGGCCATTCGGTCCGCATAACCTACAGCCGACCTTCATGACTGAAGATGTGTATCTGGTAAGTGAGCCGATCATTATGAAGGAAAAACACCTCAAGATAAACGTTCGGCAGGGCGATACAACTGCTCGCCGATCGGGGCAAACATTTACGGCTATTGGTTTTGGCATGGCGCACATAGCCGACCTGCTTAGCCCCGGCAAACCTTTCTCTATCTGTTACCAGGTCGATCAGAATCATTTCAACGGAAATGTGTCTTTGCAACTGATGCTGAAGGATATAAAAGTATAA
- a CDS encoding ABC transporter related protein (PFAM: ABC transporter related~SMART: AAA ATPase~KEGG: ftn:FTN_0902 ABC transporter, ATP-binding protein), with amino-acid sequence MILRTENLIKKYGSRLVNNNVSYQVETGEIVGLLGPNGAGKTTSFYMAVGLVKPNSGKVFIDDLDVTNLPMYKRARLGLGYLAQEASVFRDLSVEENVLAVLEMTDLPKAQQKQKVEELLEEFSLTHVRKSKGKVLSGGERRRTEIARALAVDPKFILLDEPFAGVDPIAVEDIQSIVAKLKHRNIGILITDHNVNETLSITDRAYLLFEGKILKQGTAEELANDEQVRRVYLGQHFELKRKV; translated from the coding sequence ATGATTCTCAGAACAGAAAATTTAATAAAGAAATACGGGTCCAGGTTGGTCAACAACAACGTATCATATCAGGTTGAAACCGGTGAAATCGTGGGACTACTAGGGCCAAACGGTGCGGGTAAAACGACTTCGTTCTACATGGCTGTGGGGTTGGTAAAGCCCAACAGCGGGAAGGTGTTTATCGACGATCTGGATGTGACTAACCTTCCTATGTATAAACGGGCTCGGCTCGGGCTGGGGTATCTGGCACAGGAAGCTTCCGTTTTTCGGGATTTATCAGTAGAGGAAAACGTACTGGCTGTTCTCGAAATGACCGATCTTCCGAAAGCACAGCAAAAACAGAAGGTTGAGGAGCTGCTCGAAGAGTTTAGCCTTACGCACGTTCGGAAGAGCAAGGGAAAGGTGCTGTCCGGGGGCGAACGCCGACGTACGGAAATTGCCCGTGCGCTGGCCGTTGATCCTAAATTCATTCTGCTCGACGAGCCCTTTGCCGGTGTTGATCCCATTGCGGTCGAGGACATTCAGAGCATCGTTGCCAAGCTCAAACACCGTAATATCGGAATCCTGATCACCGACCACAACGTAAACGAAACACTTTCCATCACCGACCGGGCCTATCTGCTCTTTGAAGGTAAAATCCTAAAGCAGGGCACCGCTGAGGAATTGGCCAACGACGAACAGGTACGCCGGGTTTACCTAGGGCAGCATTTCGAACTGAAACGGAAAGTTTAG
- a CDS encoding DNA repair protein RecO (TIGRFAM: DNA repair protein RecO~PFAM: Recombination protein O RecO~KEGG: pat:Patl_3710 DNA repair protein RecO), with translation MLQKTRGIALSYIRYRETSIIARVYTEEFGLQSYIINSVRTARSKNNKIALFQPLTLLEMVVYYKSDRDLTRLSEVKTNYPFQSLPFEVGKSTIAMFVTEMLNKVLKEEAGSPVLFRFLVESVVFLEEATTNYENFHLAFLLKLSSFLGFGPESAREFEDQLRENSYPFLPDEEMDTALNVMLRQPYGTPIKLSRSARNELADALVSYYHIHIDSLGEVKSLPVLREVFG, from the coding sequence ATGCTGCAAAAAACACGGGGTATTGCCCTCAGTTATATCCGTTACCGCGAAACGTCCATTATTGCCCGCGTGTACACCGAGGAGTTTGGCCTCCAAAGCTACATTATCAACAGTGTTCGAACGGCCCGGAGTAAGAACAACAAAATCGCTCTGTTTCAGCCGCTAACCTTGCTGGAGATGGTCGTTTATTACAAAAGTGACCGCGACCTGACCCGCCTTTCGGAAGTTAAAACGAACTACCCTTTTCAAAGCTTACCTTTCGAAGTAGGAAAGTCTACCATTGCGATGTTCGTGACGGAGATGTTGAATAAAGTTTTGAAGGAAGAAGCAGGTAGTCCTGTGCTGTTCCGCTTTTTGGTGGAATCGGTGGTTTTTCTGGAAGAAGCGACAACGAATTACGAAAACTTTCACCTCGCGTTCCTGCTAAAGCTCTCCTCGTTTCTGGGCTTCGGCCCTGAGTCGGCGCGTGAATTTGAAGATCAGCTTCGGGAAAACTCCTACCCTTTCCTGCCCGATGAGGAGATGGATACGGCGCTGAATGTCATGCTCCGGCAACCCTACGGTACGCCCATTAAATTAAGCCGCTCCGCCCGCAACGAACTGGCAGATGCGCTGGTATCGTACTACCACATTCACATTGACTCCCTCGGCGAAGTAAAGTCATTACCGGTACTGCGGGAGGTATTTGGGTAA
- a CDS encoding fumarylacetoacetate (FAA) hydrolase (PFAM: fumarylacetoacetate (FAA) hydrolase~KEGG: scl:sce8243 fumarylacetoacetase family protein), with amino-acid sequence MKLYKTRFGTVVELENQFYSVPVDSWDELINRDDLHEFLTTLTAVAPSTDEFQSWTKNGLLAPIGRQEVWASGVTYLRSRDARMEESKKSGGDNFYDRVYAAERPELFFKSTPERVMGPGQKVRIRADSTWNVPEPELTLFITSSGKIVGYTCGNDMSSRSIEGENPLYLPQAKSYDGSAALGPCLYVPETPISPETQIQLEILRDGQTAFVNNIAINQMKRQHTELVSYLYRECSFSFGCFLMTGTGIVPPDSFTLQSGDEVRITIEGIGTLENVVA; translated from the coding sequence ATGAAACTCTACAAAACCCGCTTCGGCACTGTCGTTGAATTAGAAAATCAATTTTACTCCGTCCCCGTCGATAGTTGGGATGAACTAATCAATCGGGATGATCTGCACGAATTTTTGACCACCCTCACTGCTGTAGCGCCATCAACCGACGAGTTTCAAAGCTGGACGAAGAATGGATTGCTGGCACCGATTGGCCGACAGGAAGTATGGGCTTCAGGCGTTACCTATTTACGCAGCCGCGATGCGCGAATGGAAGAATCCAAAAAATCGGGGGGTGATAATTTTTACGACCGCGTGTACGCCGCCGAAAGGCCCGAACTGTTCTTTAAATCAACTCCCGAACGCGTAATGGGGCCGGGCCAAAAGGTCCGCATCCGTGCCGATTCGACCTGGAATGTACCCGAGCCGGAGCTGACACTTTTTATAACCTCATCGGGTAAAATTGTGGGTTATACCTGCGGTAACGATATGAGTTCTCGCAGCATCGAAGGCGAGAATCCGTTATATCTGCCTCAGGCCAAAAGTTACGATGGCAGCGCAGCCCTGGGGCCGTGCCTGTACGTACCCGAAACGCCAATTTCGCCCGAGACACAGATACAACTGGAAATTCTTCGGGATGGGCAAACGGCTTTCGTCAACAACATTGCCATTAACCAGATGAAGCGGCAGCATACCGAACTTGTTTCCTATCTCTACCGCGAGTGCTCTTTTTCCTTTGGGTGCTTCCTGATGACCGGCACCGGCATCGTTCCGCCCGATAGCTTCACGCTTCAATCGGGCGATGAAGTTAGAATTACCATTGAGGGAATCGGTACGCTGGAGAATGTAGTGGCCTGA
- a CDS encoding phosphoribosylaminoimidazole carboxylase, ATPase subunit (KEGG: dno:DNO_0078 phosphoribosylaminoimidazole carboxylase, ATPase subunit~TIGRFAM: phosphoribosylaminoimidazole carboxylase, ATPase subunit~PFAM: ATP-dependent carboxylate-amine ligase domain protein ATP-grasp), whose translation MLLQAAIDWNLRVHILDPHAEAPCRHLCSRFTQGSLTDYDTVYQFGQSVDVLTIEIERVNVDALEALEREGKKVFPQPSVIRVIQDKRLQKQFYRDHNLPTADFILTENRADVALAEIHQPDLLPAFHKLGRDGYDGRGVQRIASVADVGKAFNAPGVLEKAVDFEKELAVIVARNERGEVQTFPTVEMVFHPELNLVEYLFAPAEISDDIDRKAQDIARRTADAFGIVGLLAVELFLDKLGNVLINEVAPRPHNSGHHTIRANVTSQFEQHWRAILNYPMGDTSIYQPAAMVNLLGEDGHTGPAVYEGLENLLTMPGVFPFFYGKAITKPFRKMGHVTVMDDSLDALREKVAEVQKGIRVIS comes from the coding sequence ATGCTCCTACAAGCCGCCATTGACTGGAACCTCCGCGTTCATATTCTCGACCCCCATGCCGAAGCCCCCTGCCGGCATTTATGTAGTCGGTTTACCCAGGGCTCGTTAACCGACTACGATACGGTTTACCAGTTCGGGCAATCTGTCGACGTGCTAACCATCGAAATAGAGCGTGTTAATGTCGACGCCCTTGAAGCTCTCGAACGGGAAGGCAAGAAGGTATTTCCACAGCCTTCCGTCATTCGCGTCATTCAGGACAAACGGCTGCAGAAGCAATTTTACCGCGATCATAACTTACCCACTGCCGATTTCATTCTGACCGAAAACCGGGCCGATGTTGCTTTGGCGGAAATTCATCAGCCCGACCTTTTACCCGCTTTTCACAAACTGGGACGGGATGGGTACGATGGTCGGGGTGTTCAGCGCATTGCTTCCGTAGCCGATGTGGGCAAAGCTTTCAATGCACCGGGAGTGCTGGAAAAAGCCGTTGACTTCGAGAAAGAACTGGCGGTTATTGTTGCCCGTAACGAACGGGGCGAGGTGCAGACCTTCCCAACGGTTGAAATGGTTTTTCACCCGGAACTGAATCTGGTTGAATACTTGTTTGCTCCCGCCGAAATTTCAGATGACATTGACCGGAAGGCTCAGGATATAGCCCGTCGAACGGCCGATGCTTTCGGTATTGTTGGTCTGCTGGCAGTTGAATTATTTCTGGATAAGCTGGGCAATGTATTGATTAATGAAGTGGCGCCACGCCCACACAACAGCGGCCACCACACCATCCGGGCCAATGTTACGTCGCAGTTTGAGCAGCATTGGCGGGCCATCCTCAACTACCCGATGGGCGATACCAGCATTTACCAGCCAGCCGCCATGGTAAATCTCCTTGGCGAAGATGGCCACACGGGTCCAGCCGTATACGAAGGTTTAGAAAACTTACTGACCATGCCCGGTGTGTTTCCCTTCTTCTACGGCAAAGCTATCACGAAGCCTTTCCGTAAAATGGGCCACGTAACGGTCATGGACGATTCGCTGGATGCCCTGCGGGAGAAGGTAGCCGAGGTTCAGAAAGGTATTCGAGTGATTTCATAA
- a CDS encoding hypothetical protein (KEGG: cja:CJA_3167 hypothetical protein) encodes MKAIALVVFMLTMGMHATNTDWKKERTVSNFKGLSVNSGIDVYLTQGNSEKLILEVKGYDEDQVISRVRNGVLELNIDRKGLNWNMGNNKYVKAYLTFRQLDNLQAGGGSDVTGQGTLVFKDLNLEASGGADVKLTLKAEELNVEASGGADATLQGSARTLNASGSGGSDLDARKLAVEVCNANSSGGSDVYVNASKELTMKASGGSDIYYSGSAKVVASSKSGGSDITRRD; translated from the coding sequence ATGAAAGCAATCGCTTTAGTAGTTTTCATGCTCACGATGGGTATGCACGCCACCAATACCGACTGGAAAAAAGAGCGTACCGTTTCAAACTTTAAAGGGCTAAGCGTTAACAGTGGCATCGACGTGTATCTAACCCAGGGCAATTCAGAAAAATTGATCCTTGAGGTAAAAGGCTATGATGAAGACCAGGTTATTTCCAGGGTTAGAAATGGCGTTTTGGAACTTAATATTGACCGGAAAGGCCTGAACTGGAATATGGGTAATAACAAATATGTAAAAGCCTACCTAACCTTCCGGCAGTTAGACAATTTACAGGCGGGTGGCGGCTCGGACGTTACAGGCCAGGGTACGTTGGTCTTCAAAGACTTAAACCTCGAAGCATCGGGTGGGGCCGATGTAAAACTGACCCTCAAAGCCGAAGAACTTAACGTGGAAGCCTCTGGCGGGGCCGACGCTACACTGCAAGGTTCAGCCCGGACGCTTAATGCCAGCGGCTCCGGTGGTTCGGACCTTGACGCCCGTAAACTGGCTGTCGAAGTATGCAATGCCAATTCATCGGGTGGATCGGATGTATACGTTAACGCCAGTAAAGAACTGACAATGAAAGCATCCGGCGGGTCGGATATCTACTACTCTGGCTCCGCAAAAGTAGTGGCCAGCAGCAAATCGGGCGGGTCGGATATTACGCGACGAGATTAG
- a CDS encoding ABC transporter related protein (PFAM: ABC transporter related~SMART: AAA ATPase~KEGG: mxa:MXAN_7144 ABC transporter, ATP-binding protein), with protein MIQLNNVSKYYPAGFGRVYVLRNISLEIAQGEFVSIMGPSGSGKSTLLHILGLLEEPSEGEYLLDDQPVQKLSEKKRTELHRTQIGFVFQAYHLIDELTVYENIETPLLYKGLSGSERKSRVAELLDRFNIVARKDLFPSQLSGGQQQLVGIARALATEPGVIFADEPTGNLHSDQARDIMELFRELNQKDGVTIVQVTHSEVNAEYGSRVIRLKDGWLEPSDVKLVQ; from the coding sequence ATGATTCAACTTAACAACGTCTCTAAGTACTACCCTGCGGGCTTCGGTCGGGTGTATGTGCTACGCAATATCAGCCTGGAAATAGCCCAGGGGGAGTTTGTATCCATCATGGGGCCATCGGGTTCGGGTAAGTCAACATTGCTGCATATTCTGGGCCTACTGGAAGAACCTTCCGAAGGCGAGTATCTGCTCGACGATCAGCCGGTACAAAAGCTTTCCGAGAAAAAACGCACGGAACTGCACCGGACACAGATTGGCTTCGTCTTTCAGGCATACCACCTGATTGATGAACTAACCGTGTATGAAAACATCGAAACACCCCTGCTGTACAAAGGGCTAAGTGGATCGGAGCGGAAAAGCCGCGTGGCCGAATTGCTTGACCGGTTCAATATTGTTGCCCGGAAAGATTTGTTTCCATCGCAGTTATCGGGCGGGCAGCAGCAGTTGGTGGGTATTGCCCGTGCGCTGGCCACAGAGCCAGGGGTTATCTTTGCTGATGAACCAACCGGCAATCTGCACTCCGATCAGGCCCGTGATATTATGGAGCTATTCCGTGAACTGAACCAGAAAGACGGCGTAACCATCGTTCAGGTAACGCACTCGGAAGTGAATGCCGAATACGGGTCGCGGGTGATCCGGCTGAAAGATGGCTGGTTGGAGCCTTCAGATGTGAAGCTGGTTCAATAA